From the genome of Candidatus Woesearchaeota archaeon:
TGGTTTCAAGGAAAGGAAAACTAGTAGGCGTTATCACAAAGACTGACCTGCTGGCCAAGCTCTACAGGTCAGCTTAAATCCCTGACCTTTCCAAAATCATAAACCTTATCTCCGACGACAAAAACATCGAAATTTTTTATATTCCTGAGGAAGGGGCTCAGCAGCTGCTCCTTAAGTATGTCCGTGCCCTCTGCCACTGGAGTGAATGAAGGCATTACAATCAGGCTGTATTTTTTCCACTTCCCGATTAGGAAGCATTTGTATTTCTCTATCCTGGGGCCGTCCTTCAGGCTGACAGCAGGATGCTCATGGCCTATGATTATGGTTTTTATGTTTTTCAGAATATTTTCAGAAGGCAGCTTATCTCCATGAATGACCAATGTATCACCTAACAGCTCATGCCCCTTGACCATTACATTTCTCTTCCTGGCTACGGGGCCTAGAATAGTGTCATGGTTACCCCTGATTAAAACTATCTCATCACACCTCTCTGACAGATAATCGAGCAGCCTGAGAGTGTATCTCCATTCTGTATTGGATATTTTCCCGAACTCATGCTTCAGGTCGCCGTTTATTATTACCTTTTTTATTTTTCTGCCCTTTAGGCTTTTGAATACACTATCCAGATTCTTTATTATTTCCCTAAACTGCATCCTTGGCAAGAGAATGCCCTGCATATTGAGCGCTTCCTCGTAGCCCATATGGATATCAGAGATTATAAGTATGTTATCCAGGTAAAGTGCGAGATTTACCATGCGTACTGGTCTGGCTTCCATGGCATGGGATAATAAAGGCCAGTATAAAAATTATTTCATGCTGTCGATAAGGCCTGCTACAACTAATGGAAATATTATAGTAGAGTCGCCGTGCACCTTAACCTGAGGGGCATTTGTCCTTATCTTACCCCAGGAAACTGCCTCCCTTGTTTTAGCGCCTGAGTCTGAGCCGTCAAAATCATTGCCTGTGTTTACATAGACTGCAAAATCGCATCCTTCCCTGAATATCTGGGCATTCAAGGTATAATGTTTTGCAACTCCGCCCCCAAGTATAATCACTCCTGCTTTTTCAGCATTGATGGTCAGTTTTACAATTCTATTCATATCTTCACTTACATCTACTGCAAAATCAGGCTTTCTCTGTTTCATGAAGAATATCATATCTCCAAATGCCCCATCGGTTATGGAGGGGCAGAATACCGGAATTTTGTTTTTTGCGGCCCAGTGCAGAATGGATTTTTTGTCGCTTATAGAATTTCCGAGCATCTCTACAATCTCCTGCGAGCATAGCGGTCTTTTTCTCTTAATCTGCTCCTTATATACACTATCCAGAACTGTGTTCATCTTCTTTTCAAAATATGTATATCTGTCATTGGTGACAAAGATATTCCCTATCCTGTTAACCCCTTTGTTAAAAAGGTATCCGCCATCAGACTCAAAAGAGCCCAAAACAAAAGGCTTCAGAGTCTTAATGAAATCTTCCTCTATGCCGCCGGCAGTTGTTATCAAAACGTCAACAAACCTATGCTCCACTAAGTATCTTATGACTTCCCTTACTCCTGAGCTTACCATGTTGGAGGTGAAAGCCAGGAATATAGCTGCTTTCTCCCGTCTCATTGCCCTGAAGATCTCTATTGCCTTTCCCAGATTAGTGGCCTGGAATCCTG
Proteins encoded in this window:
- a CDS encoding phosphoesterase, whose amino-acid sequence is MEARPVRMVNLALYLDNILIISDIHMGYEEALNMQGILLPRMQFREIIKNLDSVFKSLKGRKIKKVIINGDLKHEFGKISNTEWRYTLRLLDYLSERCDEIVLIRGNHDTILGPVARKRNVMVKGHELLGDTLVIHGDKLPSENILKNIKTIIIGHEHPAVSLKDGPRIEKYKCFLIGKWKKYSLIVMPSFTPVAEGTDILKEQLLSPFLRNIKNFDVFVVGDKVYDFGKVRDLS
- a CDS encoding deoxyhypusine synthase is translated as MTKQSLKGYIPEECMNLDHFPHIKGYDFNEKFSFSRFLKSYSTTGFQATNLGKAIEIFRAMRREKAAIFLAFTSNMVSSGVREVIRYLVEHRFVDVLITTAGGIEEDFIKTLKPFVLGSFESDGGYLFNKGVNRIGNIFVTNDRYTYFEKKMNTVLDSVYKEQIKRKRPLCSQEIVEMLGNSISDKKSILHWAAKNKIPVFCPSITDGAFGDMIFFMKQRKPDFAVDVSEDMNRIVKLTINAEKAGVIILGGGVAKHYTLNAQIFREGCDFAVYVNTGNDFDGSDSGAKTREAVSWGKIRTNAPQVKVHGDSTIIFPLVVAGLIDSMK